A region of Fimbriimonadaceae bacterium DNA encodes the following proteins:
- the rcsC_3 gene encoding Sensor histidine kinase RcsC codes for MAGSQKKPSRRDAPVRNAAIVVLAVTVATGLRLWLDLWLGDHLPYVTYFVAVAVVALLTSTPATVCTVFASWIAADFFFVQPRGSVIIDQPDLRYFVGTLSYFVAGFAITVVSDQMRRAQQRISRQDEVLQATAARHQAVFDTVVDGIITIDERGIIESSNPAVERLFGYTADELVGQNVAMLMPDPYAQEHDSYLDNYKRTGNPKIIGIGREVVGRRKDGSQFPMDLAVSAMNLGSQRMFTGLVRDVTIRKQAEGALRASEERFRTMADAAPVLIWMSGPDKLCTWFNKVWLDFVGRSMDEELGNGWAENVHPEDFDQCLETYSRSFDAREPFSMEYRLKRHDGEYRWLLDHGIPRYSVEGEFAGYIGSCLDITERSLMEKQIGERAEELATESRRKDEFLAMLSHELRNPLAPIQTAVELLRLQDSDDAVERQTLDILHRQVANLARLVNDLLEVSRVVSGRIRIDLAVLDANQVLRNAVQTVQPLIEARRHELLMDLCPEGAAWVNADATRLEQVFTNLLSNAVKYTDEGGRIEVFCEVLGDRAEVQVRVRDNGIGIAPNLLPHIFDLFTQADSTLDHSRGGLGVGLSLAKRLIVLHGGTLEAHSPPANATAGSEFVVKLPLVSAPRAVVSVPEPVQKQEAEGLQILIVDDNSDLVRMFTIALVKKGYTVKSAHNGLDGLSLAHSWRPDLVVLDIGLPGLDGLEVARRLRSDRAYGPEGYAGLLIALTGYGQDEDVAAALEAGFDAHLTKPCAVADLENLIAEFRSPNREATSTKTGTGMGEEEAPFNFSPP; via the coding sequence ATGGCTGGCTCGCAGAAGAAGCCGTCGCGCCGTGACGCCCCCGTGCGGAATGCCGCAATAGTCGTTCTCGCTGTAACCGTGGCAACCGGGTTGCGGCTCTGGCTCGACCTGTGGCTGGGCGACCACCTGCCGTACGTCACCTACTTCGTCGCCGTGGCCGTTGTCGCCTTGCTGACCAGTACGCCCGCGACGGTCTGCACGGTGTTCGCTAGCTGGATTGCGGCTGACTTCTTTTTCGTCCAGCCGCGCGGCTCGGTCATCATCGACCAGCCCGATCTGCGGTATTTCGTGGGCACATTATCCTACTTTGTAGCCGGCTTCGCGATCACGGTGGTTTCCGACCAGATGCGCCGCGCCCAGCAACGCATTAGCCGCCAGGATGAGGTGCTTCAGGCCACTGCCGCCCGGCATCAAGCAGTTTTTGACACCGTGGTCGACGGCATCATCACCATCGATGAACGGGGCATCATCGAGTCGTCCAATCCCGCCGTGGAGCGCCTCTTCGGCTACACCGCAGATGAGTTGGTGGGTCAGAACGTTGCCATGCTGATGCCGGACCCCTACGCGCAGGAGCACGATTCCTATCTGGACAACTACAAGCGCACCGGCAACCCCAAGATCATCGGCATCGGTCGCGAGGTCGTTGGACGGCGCAAGGACGGCTCCCAGTTCCCCATGGACTTGGCGGTGAGTGCGATGAACCTTGGATCGCAGCGAATGTTCACCGGGCTGGTTCGCGATGTCACCATACGAAAGCAGGCTGAAGGAGCGTTGCGGGCCAGCGAGGAGCGCTTCCGCACGATGGCCGATGCCGCTCCCGTGCTGATCTGGATGAGCGGCCCCGACAAACTGTGCACCTGGTTTAACAAGGTCTGGCTTGATTTCGTGGGACGATCCATGGATGAGGAGCTTGGCAACGGATGGGCCGAAAACGTCCACCCGGAGGATTTCGACCAGTGTCTCGAGACCTATTCCAGGTCGTTCGACGCCCGGGAGCCCTTCTCGATGGAGTACCGGCTGAAGCGTCACGATGGCGAATACCGCTGGCTGCTCGATCATGGCATTCCCCGGTACTCGGTGGAAGGCGAATTCGCGGGCTACATCGGCTCGTGCCTCGACATCACCGAGAGATCCTTGATGGAGAAGCAGATCGGCGAGCGGGCGGAGGAACTCGCAACCGAGTCGCGACGCAAGGACGAGTTCCTGGCAATGCTGAGCCACGAGCTGCGCAACCCCTTGGCCCCCATCCAAACCGCGGTGGAGCTTTTGCGGTTGCAAGACAGCGATGATGCCGTCGAGCGGCAGACCTTGGACATCCTCCACCGCCAAGTAGCAAACCTGGCGCGGTTGGTGAACGACTTGCTGGAAGTCTCTCGGGTGGTCAGCGGCCGCATCCGCATCGACTTGGCGGTCCTCGACGCCAACCAGGTGCTGCGGAACGCGGTGCAGACCGTCCAACCGCTGATCGAGGCGCGGCGTCATGAACTCCTGATGGATCTCTGCCCCGAGGGCGCCGCCTGGGTCAATGCCGACGCGACCCGGCTGGAGCAGGTCTTCACCAACCTCTTAAGCAACGCCGTTAAGTACACCGATGAGGGTGGCCGCATCGAAGTTTTCTGCGAGGTACTGGGCGACCGCGCTGAAGTGCAGGTACGCGTACGCGACAACGGCATCGGCATCGCTCCGAATCTGCTGCCGCACATTTTCGACCTGTTCACCCAGGCCGACAGCACCCTGGATCATTCCCGTGGCGGCCTGGGAGTCGGCCTCTCCCTCGCCAAGCGCTTGATCGTCCTCCATGGCGGCACCCTCGAGGCCCACTCTCCACCGGCGAACGCCACAGCGGGCAGCGAGTTCGTCGTCAAGCTTCCCCTGGTGTCCGCGCCACGGGCCGTTGTCTCAGTTCCGGAGCCTGTGCAAAAGCAAGAAGCCGAAGGCCTTCAAATCCTCATCGTCGACGACAACAGCGACCTCGTGAGGATGTTCACGATCGCCCTTGTTAAGAAGGGGTACACGGTGAAGTCGGCCCACAACGGGCTAGATGGGTTGAGCCTCGCCCATTCCTGGCGGCCGGATCTTGTGGTTCTGGATATCGGCCTTCCCGGTCTTGATGGTCTCGAAGTCGCCAGGCGCCTGCGTAGCGACAGAGCGTACGGCCCGGAAGGCTACGCTGGGCTACTGATCGCTTTGACCGGCTACGGCCAGGACGAGGATGTTGCCGCCGCCCTCGAAGCCGGCTTCGACGCTCACCTGACGAAGCCCTGTGCGGTAGCGGACCTCGAAAACCTGATCGCAGAGTTTCGCTCTCCGAACCGTGAAGCTACGAGCACCAAGACAGGGACCGGCATGGGTGAGGAAGAGGCGCCGTTTAACTTCAGTCCGCCATAA
- the pac gene encoding Penicillin G acylase, with amino-acid sequence MTTPIVFLAASVIAQTALQAPQTIERDSFGVPHILASTWAEAYETQGYAVAQDRLWQLETSRRVALGKMAEVFGASFAKADRDRKLLGYTNEEIANQIAGMSAIGRDAFRAYARGVNRYIGEAKSGEKLPKGYADNGFDPEPWTEIDSAAIAIQMAQIFGGGGAGELRNLAFYQYMVGKVGQERVLDVVDDFLFRADKRSIPTTTDTTPFPAIFGGQGRKVLEEHVKAVPKPNLLELAPALSLALREEELAVAEQVAAPFHTGSYAIVVGKEKSKLGFPLLLSGPQMGFSNPSIIHECSLTVGDRFVVGMDVPGVPGVVVGHNNDIAWGLTTGVLDSADIFVSPMDGDGYLYGKERRPLERITFEVKVKGADSQKVEQLRTHYGPVLLRSNSTKSYFSRSATWWGRELLGFESILGIPAVKTTRDVLKTTSGLPVGFNFFWATRTGDIGWRYCGITPVRSPKVDPRFPTPGDPEHDWTATRDAASLVTVVNPKSGLIANWNNKPTPWWENGDTPVWGAIFRNAILLDRLKATKLGVPDLEMAIWGIARADDDAAFLMPFIREAMTGYIPTGDLAKQAAPYLLAHDGMALGGSISERLYREMVQAVREELFLATTGNMLSMDLFNQAAQPSLMLNALQGKTKVGYRGKRTNTELVRAAFEKAVARLTERFGPEPSLWGWNPPSIPVTGEDPIPYSNRGSYIQIVELGATLRGRNVLPPGVAESGPHAKSQAALARAWGYKPMHSRLTFPPRPR; translated from the coding sequence GTGACCACGCCTATCGTCTTTTTAGCTGCCTCAGTCATCGCGCAAACGGCTTTGCAGGCGCCCCAGACGATCGAACGGGACTCGTTCGGCGTGCCCCATATTCTGGCAAGCACGTGGGCGGAGGCCTACGAAACCCAGGGCTACGCCGTGGCCCAGGACCGTCTTTGGCAATTGGAAACCAGTCGGCGGGTCGCGCTGGGCAAGATGGCCGAGGTCTTCGGCGCGAGCTTCGCTAAGGCCGACCGCGACCGCAAGCTGCTCGGTTATACCAACGAGGAAATCGCTAATCAGATCGCCGGTATGAGCGCGATCGGCCGCGACGCGTTCAGAGCCTATGCGCGAGGTGTGAATCGTTATATCGGGGAGGCAAAGTCTGGCGAAAAGCTCCCCAAGGGCTACGCCGACAACGGCTTCGATCCCGAACCTTGGACCGAAATCGACTCGGCGGCGATCGCGATCCAGATGGCCCAGATCTTCGGAGGAGGAGGCGCGGGCGAACTTCGAAATCTCGCCTTCTACCAGTACATGGTGGGCAAGGTCGGCCAAGAACGGGTTCTCGATGTCGTGGACGACTTTCTCTTTCGTGCCGACAAGCGCTCCATACCGACAACCACCGACACCACGCCCTTCCCTGCCATTTTCGGCGGCCAGGGACGAAAAGTCCTGGAAGAGCACGTCAAGGCGGTGCCAAAGCCGAACCTTCTCGAACTGGCTCCCGCCTTGTCGCTGGCCCTGCGGGAAGAGGAGCTTGCGGTTGCGGAACAGGTCGCCGCGCCCTTTCACACCGGCAGCTACGCGATCGTGGTGGGCAAGGAGAAGTCCAAGCTCGGCTTTCCCCTCCTGCTCAGCGGGCCCCAGATGGGCTTTTCCAACCCCAGCATCATCCACGAGTGCTCGCTAACGGTCGGCGATCGCTTCGTTGTCGGCATGGACGTTCCGGGAGTGCCCGGCGTGGTCGTCGGCCACAACAACGACATAGCCTGGGGGCTCACAACCGGCGTTCTCGACTCCGCAGACATCTTCGTCTCCCCGATGGATGGCGATGGCTATCTCTATGGCAAGGAGAGGCGACCGCTCGAGCGGATCACCTTCGAGGTTAAGGTCAAAGGCGCGGATTCCCAGAAAGTCGAGCAGCTGCGCACCCACTACGGGCCGGTTCTGCTGCGGAGCAACTCGACCAAGTCCTACTTCTCGCGATCCGCGACCTGGTGGGGACGGGAGCTGCTCGGATTCGAGTCGATTCTCGGGATCCCGGCCGTCAAGACGACGCGCGATGTCCTGAAAACCACCTCCGGACTGCCGGTCGGCTTCAACTTCTTTTGGGCGACGCGCACCGGCGACATCGGTTGGCGATATTGCGGCATTACACCCGTTCGTTCGCCGAAAGTGGATCCACGCTTCCCTACTCCCGGCGATCCCGAACATGACTGGACCGCCACCCGCGATGCCGCGTCACTGGTTACGGTCGTCAACCCGAAATCGGGCCTGATCGCCAACTGGAACAACAAGCCGACCCCGTGGTGGGAGAACGGCGACACGCCGGTGTGGGGCGCGATCTTTCGCAACGCCATCCTCCTCGATCGTCTCAAAGCGACGAAACTGGGCGTGCCTGACCTCGAAATGGCGATCTGGGGCATCGCCCGGGCGGACGACGATGCCGCGTTTTTGATGCCCTTTATCCGGGAGGCTATGACCGGTTACATCCCAACCGGCGACCTGGCCAAACAGGCCGCCCCGTATTTGCTGGCGCATGACGGCATGGCCCTCGGCGGCTCGATTTCCGAACGGCTTTATCGCGAGATGGTGCAGGCCGTGCGCGAAGAACTCTTCCTTGCGACGACCGGCAACATGCTCTCGATGGACCTCTTTAACCAGGCGGCCCAGCCGTCGCTGATGCTGAATGCCCTGCAGGGCAAGACCAAGGTCGGCTACCGCGGCAAAAGAACGAATACCGAGCTCGTCCGGGCTGCGTTCGAGAAAGCGGTCGCCCGGCTCACCGAACGGTTTGGTCCTGAGCCCTCCCTGTGGGGCTGGAATCCGCCTTCCATCCCGGTCACCGGCGAGGATCCGATTCCCTATTCGAACCGCGGCAGCTATATCCAGATTGTCGAGCTCGGCGCGACCTTGCGCGGGCGCAACGTCCTGCCTCCCGGCGTGGCCGAATCGGGTCCCCATGCCAAGAGCCAGGCGGCGCTGGCCCGAGCGTGGGGCTACAAGCCGATGCACTCGCGGTTGACGTTCCCGCCGCGCCCACGCTAG
- the nadE gene encoding NH(3)-dependent NAD(+) synthetase, translating into MPIPIYRIEPIRQAPPAPRINPRLVADWLVKFLVDECTRRRGIEKVVIGLSGGVDSAVAAALSARAFGGGNVLAIRMPYRISSPTSLTDAQAIVNQYGLKCETIDITAMVDGYLCELETPPNPTRIGNICARCRTAILFDQSAAISGLPIGTGNKTERFFGYFTWHADDAPPINPLGDLLKTQVWDLARELGIPEHIVAKPPTADLVAGQTDEGDFGITYQEADAVLYFVAKGYTREQCLSLGYEPRVVDIVWKRVAGTHWKRRLPTVAMLTDSSINEYYLRPVDY; encoded by the coding sequence ATGCCGATTCCCATTTATCGAATTGAACCTATTCGGCAGGCTCCGCCCGCGCCCAGGATTAACCCCAGGCTCGTCGCCGATTGGCTTGTAAAGTTCCTGGTGGACGAGTGCACCCGTCGCCGTGGCATCGAAAAGGTGGTCATCGGTCTGTCGGGCGGCGTGGATTCGGCGGTCGCGGCGGCCCTCAGCGCGCGAGCGTTCGGGGGCGGCAACGTGCTCGCGATCAGGATGCCTTACCGAATCAGCAGTCCGACCAGCCTGACCGATGCCCAGGCGATTGTCAACCAATACGGACTCAAATGCGAAACGATCGACATTACGGCGATGGTCGACGGCTACCTGTGCGAACTGGAGACACCTCCCAACCCGACGCGAATTGGCAATATCTGCGCTCGCTGCCGTACCGCGATCCTCTTCGACCAATCGGCTGCCATTTCGGGACTTCCGATCGGGACCGGAAACAAAACCGAGCGGTTTTTCGGCTATTTCACTTGGCATGCCGATGACGCGCCGCCGATCAATCCGCTTGGCGATCTCTTGAAGACTCAGGTTTGGGACCTTGCCCGCGAGCTCGGAATTCCCGAGCACATCGTCGCAAAGCCGCCAACTGCCGATCTGGTTGCAGGCCAGACCGATGAGGGTGATTTCGGGATTACCTACCAGGAGGCAGATGCCGTCCTGTACTTTGTGGCAAAGGGCTACACCAGGGAACAATGCCTCAGCCTCGGGTATGAGCCACGCGTGGTCGATATCGTGTGGAAGCGGGTTGCCGGTACGCACTGGAAGCGGCGACTGCCAACCGTCGCCATGCTCACCGACTCATCGATCAACGAATACTATCTTCGTCCTGTGGACTATTGA
- the wecG gene encoding UDP-N-acetyl-D-mannosaminuronic acid transferase: MEHRYILGSRIDATSLDDATRQVLAWARAGESKMVCIANVHMVMEAYDSPSFRELLNESDLNTSDGMPLVWVMRKLGLKNQSRVAGPDLLLPLCRAAAAEGIPVGFHGSTPETLELLQTKLRQDLPSLNIAYSVSPPFRPPTAEEQAETVAAINRSGCGVLFVGLGCPKQEKWMAEHRGKVACPMIGVGAAFDFIAGTVKRAPKWMQKSGLEWLFRLLSDPKRLAVRYFKHNPRYLALAALQVLGIRQFKPSSS, encoded by the coding sequence ATGGAGCACCGGTACATCCTGGGCAGCCGCATCGACGCGACGAGCCTGGATGATGCCACACGGCAAGTCTTGGCATGGGCCCGAGCCGGAGAATCCAAGATGGTATGCATCGCCAACGTGCATATGGTGATGGAAGCCTACGACTCGCCTAGCTTCCGCGAGCTTCTCAATGAATCGGATCTCAACACGTCGGACGGTATGCCGCTCGTCTGGGTGATGCGCAAACTCGGCCTGAAAAACCAATCGCGAGTGGCGGGTCCTGATCTGCTGCTTCCGCTCTGCCGTGCCGCCGCTGCCGAAGGAATCCCCGTGGGCTTCCACGGCTCGACCCCGGAAACGTTGGAGCTGCTCCAGACCAAGCTCCGGCAGGATTTGCCGTCGCTGAACATCGCCTATTCGGTCTCACCACCGTTTCGTCCTCCGACGGCCGAAGAACAGGCGGAAACCGTCGCCGCGATCAACCGGTCTGGGTGTGGCGTCCTGTTCGTCGGTCTGGGCTGTCCAAAGCAAGAGAAGTGGATGGCCGAACACCGAGGGAAGGTCGCGTGCCCCATGATCGGCGTTGGAGCAGCATTCGACTTCATTGCCGGGACTGTCAAACGGGCGCCGAAGTGGATGCAGAAGTCCGGGCTCGAATGGCTCTTTCGCCTCCTTTCCGACCCCAAGCGGCTTGCGGTGAGATACTTTAAGCACAATCCGCGTTATTTAGCCTTGGCTGCATTGCAAGTCCTAGGCATCCGACAATTCAAACCAAGCTCATCATGA
- the gmd gene encoding GDP-mannose 4,6-dehydratase gives MNKAVITGITGQDGSYLAEFLLKKGYEVHGIVRRASSFNTSRIDHLYQDPHLPNVKIKLHYGDLSDGTGLRRIVESVQPDEVYNLGAQSHVRVSFDQPEYTGDVVGTGTLRLLEAVRDYMNISGRTVKFYQAGSSEMFGAAPAPQSEATPFHPRSPYAVAKVAGFWYARNYREAYGMFAANGILFNHESPRRGETFVTRKITRALGRIACGLQDKVYLGNLDAKRDWGFAGDYVEAMWMMLQHPEPGDFVVATGESYSVREFLTEAFGCAGLDWQQYVEFDPRYLRPAEVDHLEGDPSYTKKALGWEPRTSFRELVKMMVDHDMELARQEKTLRDAGHAVTLSGVGSG, from the coding sequence ATGAACAAGGCGGTTATCACCGGCATCACCGGCCAGGACGGCAGTTACCTTGCCGAATTCCTCCTGAAAAAGGGCTACGAAGTCCATGGCATTGTAAGGCGCGCGAGCAGCTTCAATACCTCGAGGATCGATCATCTTTACCAGGACCCTCACCTGCCAAACGTGAAGATCAAGCTGCACTACGGCGACCTTTCGGATGGAACCGGGCTCCGCCGCATCGTGGAAAGCGTTCAGCCGGACGAGGTTTATAACCTCGGCGCCCAATCCCACGTGCGAGTGAGTTTTGACCAGCCCGAATACACCGGTGACGTGGTAGGTACGGGTACGTTGCGGCTGCTGGAAGCGGTTCGGGATTATATGAACATATCCGGCCGCACGGTCAAGTTCTATCAGGCAGGGTCTTCGGAGATGTTCGGCGCCGCACCGGCGCCCCAGAGCGAGGCCACGCCGTTTCATCCCCGCAGCCCTTATGCCGTGGCCAAAGTGGCTGGCTTCTGGTACGCGCGGAACTATCGGGAAGCCTACGGGATGTTTGCGGCGAACGGCATCCTGTTCAACCATGAATCTCCCCGCCGCGGAGAGACCTTTGTAACGCGAAAGATCACGCGGGCGCTTGGTCGGATCGCTTGCGGCCTGCAGGATAAGGTCTATCTGGGCAACTTGGACGCTAAACGCGACTGGGGTTTTGCCGGAGACTATGTTGAAGCGATGTGGATGATGCTGCAGCATCCCGAACCTGGCGATTTTGTGGTTGCCACTGGAGAGTCGTATTCCGTTCGCGAGTTCCTAACCGAGGCTTTTGGTTGTGCTGGGCTTGACTGGCAGCAATACGTGGAGTTCGATCCGCGTTACCTGCGCCCGGCGGAAGTCGACCACTTGGAAGGCGATCCGAGCTACACCAAAAAGGCCCTGGGCTGGGAACCGCGAACCAGCTTCCGGGAGTTGGTGAAGATGATGGTCGATCACGACATGGAACTGGCGCGGCAGGAGAAGACCCTTCGCGACGCCGGCCATGCCGTAACCTTGTCCGGGGTAGGGAGTGGATAG
- the fcl gene encoding GDP-L-fucose synthase, translating into MDRGERIFVAGHRGLVGSAIVRRLQAAGLDNLLTRRRDELDLTSKSAVDDFFEGTKPEYVFLAAAKVGGILANNTAPGDFIRENLQIQTNVIDAAYRNGTKKLLFLGSSCIYPKHAAQPIKEEYLLTGELEPTNDAYAIAKIAGIVMCQAYRRQYGFDAISLMPTNLYGPGDNFDLKTSHVLPALLRKFHEARVSGDDEVVVWGSGTPRREFLHVDDLADAACFLMERYSEGAIVNVGTGTDLSIAELADLVRETVGFTGRVVYDRSKPDGTPRKLLDVSRLRSLGWEAKITLSEGLRSTYQWFLDQPRVRDEALTAATS; encoded by the coding sequence GTGGATAGGGGCGAAAGAATTTTTGTGGCCGGCCACCGTGGACTCGTGGGCTCGGCAATCGTTCGCCGGCTCCAAGCCGCTGGCTTGGACAATCTGCTGACCCGCCGCCGGGACGAACTCGATTTGACGAGCAAGTCGGCGGTCGATGATTTCTTCGAAGGCACCAAGCCGGAGTATGTTTTTCTGGCTGCCGCCAAAGTCGGCGGCATTCTCGCCAATAACACCGCTCCCGGCGACTTCATTCGTGAGAATCTGCAAATCCAGACGAACGTCATTGATGCCGCCTACAGAAACGGAACGAAGAAGCTGCTTTTCCTGGGATCCTCGTGCATCTATCCCAAACATGCCGCACAACCGATCAAGGAGGAGTACCTTCTCACTGGCGAACTCGAGCCCACCAACGACGCCTACGCGATTGCCAAGATTGCCGGGATCGTTATGTGCCAGGCTTACCGACGCCAGTATGGCTTCGATGCCATATCCCTGATGCCCACCAACCTCTACGGTCCTGGTGACAACTTCGACCTGAAGACTTCTCATGTCTTGCCTGCGCTCCTGCGCAAGTTCCACGAGGCGCGCGTAAGCGGAGATGATGAGGTCGTGGTTTGGGGTTCGGGCACCCCTCGGCGCGAGTTCCTGCACGTCGACGATCTTGCGGATGCTGCTTGCTTCCTCATGGAGCGTTACAGCGAAGGAGCTATCGTCAATGTCGGGACCGGAACGGACCTCAGCATCGCTGAACTCGCAGATTTGGTTCGTGAAACCGTTGGTTTCACCGGCCGGGTGGTCTACGACCGATCTAAACCCGACGGCACGCCTCGTAAACTTCTCGACGTCTCGCGCCTTCGATCCCTGGGATGGGAGGCGAAAATCACCCTTTCAGAGGGCCTCAGGTCGACCTACCAGTGGTTCCTCGACCAGCCCCGTGTGCGGGATGAAGCCCTGACCGCAGCAACCTCATGA
- the mshA_7 gene encoding D-inositol-3-phosphate glycosyltransferase, with translation MARKDPVRVWFLMSDLDDCGGAPRVNHDILVNLDRERFDLTQVYFYHAGDIGEQIRASGVRTVEHMAHSPVDALPLFRLWNLAMDLRPQVIFTTENALALTYAGILKQFGIVKAVVTAMHTARPLSKQGEIAWKLSLRHVDQIVALSQRNKDYWQHKSGLPDERFRIIVNGIDTAKFDLEPDKRGLRQRIGLPDDRTIIGTIANFNTVKNLGLFVDVAHDLIESGLNVHFAMVGDGVDKPMVESKIASYGHQDRFLLPGKVWDPETWQRAIDIGCLTSHSEALPLTVLEAQACGSPVVSTDVGGVRDVIVQGETGFYVPAGDRTSLVEKLRYLIENPEKRAEMGVKGRNRVLGEFSVDQMVRRYEDCFLEVVGASR, from the coding sequence ATGGCGAGGAAGGATCCCGTTAGAGTTTGGTTCCTGATGTCGGACCTCGACGATTGCGGGGGCGCGCCCCGCGTCAACCATGACATCTTGGTGAACCTGGACCGGGAGCGCTTCGACCTTACTCAAGTCTATTTCTATCATGCTGGCGACATTGGCGAGCAGATCCGGGCATCGGGCGTTAGAACCGTCGAACATATGGCTCATTCGCCTGTGGATGCGCTTCCCCTCTTTCGGCTTTGGAATCTCGCTATGGACCTGCGGCCGCAGGTCATCTTCACAACGGAGAACGCTCTCGCACTGACTTACGCGGGGATTCTCAAGCAATTTGGCATCGTCAAGGCGGTGGTGACGGCGATGCATACGGCCCGACCGCTATCGAAGCAGGGTGAGATCGCGTGGAAGCTCAGCCTGCGTCATGTCGATCAGATCGTTGCGCTTTCTCAGCGGAATAAGGACTATTGGCAACACAAGAGCGGTCTGCCGGACGAGCGCTTCCGGATCATCGTGAACGGTATCGATACAGCCAAGTTCGATCTCGAGCCCGACAAGCGTGGTCTGCGCCAACGGATCGGCCTGCCCGACGACCGAACCATTATCGGGACGATCGCCAATTTCAACACAGTCAAGAACCTGGGCCTGTTCGTCGATGTCGCCCATGACCTTATCGAGTCTGGATTGAACGTCCACTTCGCCATGGTTGGAGATGGAGTCGACAAGCCCATGGTGGAATCGAAAATCGCCAGTTATGGCCACCAAGACCGCTTTCTCTTGCCGGGGAAGGTCTGGGACCCGGAAACTTGGCAGCGAGCTATAGATATCGGCTGCCTGACGTCCCACAGCGAGGCCCTGCCGCTGACCGTCCTGGAGGCTCAGGCGTGCGGTTCTCCCGTGGTGTCGACGGACGTTGGTGGTGTGCGTGACGTGATTGTCCAAGGAGAAACCGGGTTTTATGTGCCCGCCGGGGACCGCACGAGTCTGGTCGAAAAGCTGCGCTACCTGATAGAAAATCCCGAAAAGAGAGCCGAGATGGGGGTTAAGGGACGAAATCGCGTCCTTGGCGAATTCTCGGTGGACCAGATGGTACGCCGCTACGAGGATTGTTTTCTCGAGGTCGTCGGGGCCAGTCGGTGA
- the mshA_8 gene encoding D-inositol-3-phosphate glycosyltransferase yields the protein MTNMIAPYRIPVYENIAAEFDTTILYSGQESNRSKWDGILAQLKNARARQAWGLTFKRRKRAERELEAQGIFDYQFIHITPGYLVDLARIRPRAIIANEMGFRALAALFYGTVARVPVWIWWGGTLHTERSVGRLRKIVRGIVKRWAKRWISYGQTSTDYLESIGVNRDRILQIQNCVDETRYSDTVEPSENWTPKPVVLHVGQLIARKGIMPMLTAAVEVQRNGAEFSLVLVGDGPDRALLEQQVKDLGLKNVVFAGARKPSDMPAVYRSADCLVFPTLEDVWGLVANEAILCGLPVVASKFAGCSPELFDAEQVFDPTDPVDFARVFKLIVEGKVPPADRSKLKTTAEVAEMIVTDVRRAMGQ from the coding sequence ATGACCAATATGATCGCGCCATACCGGATTCCGGTTTACGAGAACATCGCAGCTGAATTCGACACGACCATTCTGTACAGCGGCCAGGAGTCCAACCGCTCGAAGTGGGACGGCATCCTTGCCCAACTGAAAAATGCCAGGGCACGGCAAGCATGGGGACTCACCTTCAAGCGGCGGAAGCGAGCCGAGAGGGAACTTGAAGCGCAGGGAATCTTCGACTACCAGTTCATCCATATAACGCCGGGTTATCTCGTCGATCTGGCCAGGATCAGACCTCGCGCCATCATCGCGAACGAAATGGGCTTTCGCGCATTGGCCGCGCTATTTTACGGCACCGTTGCCAGAGTGCCCGTTTGGATCTGGTGGGGAGGCACGCTGCATACTGAGCGGTCTGTGGGCCGCCTGCGCAAGATAGTCCGCGGCATTGTCAAGCGTTGGGCGAAGCGCTGGATCAGCTACGGTCAGACTTCTACCGACTACCTGGAGAGCATCGGAGTGAACCGCGATCGCATTCTCCAGATTCAGAACTGCGTGGACGAGACCAGGTACTCCGACACAGTCGAACCGAGCGAGAACTGGACGCCGAAGCCAGTCGTCCTTCACGTCGGCCAGCTGATTGCCCGCAAGGGCATCATGCCGATGCTGACCGCTGCCGTGGAGGTACAGCGGAATGGCGCCGAGTTTTCACTGGTTCTGGTTGGTGACGGACCGGACCGCGCGCTGCTGGAGCAGCAGGTCAAGGATCTCGGTTTGAAGAACGTGGTATTCGCCGGCGCCCGGAAGCCTTCGGACATGCCCGCCGTTTACAGGAGCGCGGACTGCCTGGTGTTTCCAACCTTGGAAGACGTTTGGGGATTGGTCGCCAACGAGGCGATCCTGTGCGGACTTCCCGTTGTTGCCTCGAAATTCGCGGGATGCAGTCCGGAGCTTTTCGACGCCGAACAGGTCTTTGACCCCACCGATCCTGTCGACTTTGCGAGGGTCTTCAAGCTCATTGTTGAAGGAAAGGTGCCCCCGGCTGACCGATCCAAGCTCAAAACGACAGCCGAAGTGGCGGAGATGATCGTCACCGACGTTCGCCGAGCCATGGGCCAATGA